In the Granulosicoccus antarcticus IMCC3135 genome, GCTTGTCGGGCTGGACTTGCTGACAAAGGAGCCTACACCCTGCAGCCGTGTGATGATGCCGTCGCGTTTGAGTTCTCGAAGCGCCCGGTTGACAGTCATTCTGGACACCTCAAGATCCTTGACCAGACGACTCTCTGAAGGCAGTTTCTCACCCGGTTTGTAATTTCCGGCCACTATCGCTTTCACGATGTGTTGCTTGACCATCATGTACAGAGGGACAGAGCTGGCCACATCCAAGGCCTCAATCGGAGCATCCATGTTCAGATCATTCATTATCTTGCAATCGAATTTTTCAGTGATTCAGATGGAGGCAAGGTAGCCGCCGTCAACATAAAATATCTGACCGCTGACATAGGATGAAGCTCTGGATGCCAGGAAAACAGCGATGCCTGTCAGCTCGTCCAACTGACCAAATCTGTCCATGGGGATTTTTGCCCGCATGGCATCCTGCCAGGCCTGGTCCTGGTAGAACGCCTCGGTCAGCTCGGTTCTGAAATAGCCGGGACCGATGGCATTGACCCGTATTCCCTGTGGCGACCACTCGGTACTCAGTGCGCGAGTCATACCCAGTATCCCGCTTTTGGATGCGGTATAGGCCGTTGCCGTGGGTACGCCCACCGCCGAGGTCAAGGAGCCCAGATTGATCAGGCTGCCTTCCTTCTGCAAGGCAATCAGTGCTTTTGCAAACTGCTGGGCTACGAAAAATGAGCCCTTCAGATTGGTATCACAAATAGTGTCCCACAGCGCCTCATCGACATCGAGCGAGGGGCAGACCTGCTCAACGCCTGCGTTGTTTATCAGGATATCAGCGCTCAGTCGCTGGTTCTTCAGCTCGGCAAAAAGACGCGTGACCGATGAGACATCGCGCACATCCAGCTGAAACACATGGCATTTTCTGCCCAGGGCTTCTATGGAATGGCAAAGCTCTGTGAGCGGATCTTCGCTACGGGTCGTCGCAATCACATCGGCACCGGCCGCCGCCAGCCCTAGGGCCAGCGATCGACCGATACCACGGCTGCCCCCGGTGACGAGTGCAGTTTTGCCGGACAGCTTGAATAGTGAGTCAGGAGACGCATCGCTCACCCTGCCAGACCTCTGAAAATGGGGATATAGCAGAAACCATAGCCTGTATATACAGGCTATGTCAACCAGGCTGTAATTTCAACAAATACAGCTAATTCAAGCTTTTGCCAACTTCTGCACAGTTATCTTGAAAGACTGGTCATCAGCATCTGTGAAGTATAAATCACAATCGTACCCTTGATCATCGAGAAAGTGAAACACGCGACGAGGTTCACTCAACGGATACGGCACCAACAAGGTTGCAATTCGGTGCCGACGCGATTCGGGATAGGCAACGGTCAATTGCGAA is a window encoding:
- a CDS encoding SDR family NAD(P)-dependent oxidoreductase, which codes for MSDASPDSLFKLSGKTALVTGGSRGIGRSLALGLAAAGADVIATTRSEDPLTELCHSIEALGRKCHVFQLDVRDVSSVTRLFAELKNQRLSADILINNAGVEQVCPSLDVDEALWDTICDTNLKGSFFVAQQFAKALIALQKEGSLINLGSLTSAVGVPTATAYTASKSGILGMTRALSTEWSPQGIRVNAIGPGYFRTELTEAFYQDQAWQDAMRAKIPMDRFGQLDELTGIAVFLASRASSYVSGQIFYVDGGYLASI